A genome region from Schlesneria paludicola DSM 18645 includes the following:
- a CDS encoding HEAT repeat domain-containing protein produces MAKVRNWIGVVSAPILLISAGCSVAPRPFSSAHRRHAPERLISIAQAYERQGQLAQAQEIYQRVLAVQPGNNHAQQSLDALMARQNPSHQSAAEQVSAPPRELLADTGLLLSSIPTRPVLVEPELAPLPPVLPAPAPMTSGAAQLQELARQDANSKLATATAPEPPSPEPVPSSVPELSTTPSMVQVAVRVEHDPQDIPPSPTAALDAPAPQVILEPPADLEPIAIPPLDTAIARIEPPVSPPATSPPAIASSPIPAIETGIPVLPLAAPEAPKVIDASHHEASSKQMSSEPAAEPAHDRHPANEENLEFVLPRIAASPATLPVDAVLPRNHGWISTATQTAPLIHDASPDSTPFFEPLMAAGEIANLELKPFFGPFHVQLIAKLRAHREKLQGQLVGLVTNDFTSAEMRSRAVFLLGSIGPEARDAVPAMQQELQRNHDVFFEIIVAEAILKIDHENQAAIEQLVGCLSSTDTNVRWVATFALRNASSPYRTMVVDHLRTLLVTDDPKVQRMVLLTLAEFGPSAAAARPEIEATLQSVDSETRVIARACLDRVDRDQ; encoded by the coding sequence ATGGCGAAGGTACGCAATTGGATCGGAGTGGTTTCCGCCCCCATCCTTTTAATATCCGCCGGATGTTCGGTCGCGCCCCGTCCCTTTTCGAGCGCTCATCGCCGACATGCGCCCGAGCGTCTGATATCTATCGCCCAGGCGTACGAACGACAGGGCCAGTTGGCACAGGCACAAGAGATCTACCAGCGAGTCCTGGCCGTACAGCCTGGAAACAATCACGCACAGCAGTCGCTTGATGCCTTGATGGCAAGACAGAATCCATCGCATCAGAGTGCCGCGGAACAGGTTTCCGCTCCTCCCCGAGAATTGCTCGCCGACACCGGGTTGCTTTTGTCGTCAATCCCCACAAGGCCAGTCCTCGTCGAACCGGAACTCGCGCCACTTCCTCCAGTTCTACCGGCCCCGGCTCCCATGACCTCGGGAGCGGCGCAATTGCAGGAACTAGCGCGGCAGGACGCCAACTCCAAACTGGCCACGGCGACAGCACCAGAGCCCCCAAGTCCGGAACCCGTTCCGTCCTCCGTTCCTGAGCTATCCACCACTCCTTCGATGGTGCAAGTAGCCGTTCGCGTTGAACACGATCCGCAAGATATTCCCCCATCGCCAACGGCGGCATTAGACGCTCCTGCGCCGCAAGTCATTCTTGAGCCGCCGGCCGATCTCGAACCGATCGCGATTCCCCCTCTCGACACCGCAATTGCACGCATCGAGCCACCGGTATCACCGCCAGCGACATCACCGCCAGCGATCGCATCGTCGCCGATACCGGCGATCGAGACCGGGATCCCCGTCCTTCCGCTGGCCGCGCCCGAGGCGCCCAAGGTCATTGACGCGTCGCATCACGAAGCGAGTTCGAAGCAAATGAGTTCAGAGCCTGCTGCTGAACCGGCCCACGACCGCCATCCCGCGAACGAAGAGAATCTGGAATTCGTGCTTCCACGCATCGCGGCTTCACCCGCCACACTGCCCGTCGACGCCGTATTGCCGCGCAATCATGGCTGGATTTCGACAGCAACACAGACGGCCCCCCTAATCCATGACGCGAGTCCCGATTCAACACCGTTCTTCGAACCGCTGATGGCGGCCGGTGAAATCGCCAACCTGGAACTCAAGCCCTTTTTTGGGCCGTTCCATGTGCAACTGATCGCGAAGCTCAGGGCACACCGCGAAAAACTCCAGGGGCAACTCGTTGGGCTCGTGACGAACGATTTTACCAGTGCCGAAATGCGGTCCCGAGCGGTTTTCTTGCTGGGATCGATCGGTCCTGAGGCCCGCGACGCCGTCCCCGCCATGCAGCAAGAACTCCAACGCAATCACGACGTCTTCTTCGAGATAATCGTCGCGGAAGCGATTCTGAAAATCGATCACGAGAATCAGGCTGCGATCGAACAACTGGTTGGATGCCTCAGTTCGACGGACACGAATGTCCGCTGGGTGGCCACCTTTGCCTTAAGAAATGCATCATCGCCTTACCGAACGATGGTGGTGGACCATCTTCGGACTCTGCTGGTAACCGACGACCCAAAGGTTCAGCGAATGGTGCTTCTGACACTGGCGGAATTCGGCCCCTCAGCGGCCGCCGCGCGTCCCGAAATCGAGGCGACACTTCAAAGCGTTGATTCAGAAACCCGAGTGATCGCGCGAGCGTGCCTCGATCGCGTTGATCGTGATCAATAG